Proteins encoded within one genomic window of Bacillus sp. 1NLA3E:
- a CDS encoding methylmalonyl-CoA mutase subunit beta yields MINEVFPAATAEQWKQKAEETLKGKPVETLGKSTYEDIRLKPLYSKEDLENQIVSQFPGYQDYRRGINPLGYVTSDWKVAQTITATNPDELKELLLSSFQKGQTAISFEVSEKLISEISSILADIVTSYPFNVNAKEFQAELLKAVQSLAEKSDGRQELSGYIGMDPIAIAVESGSEVEGVYEQWANTIRDTTESFPNLKTILVDTTPYHNGGANAVQELAIALATGVEHISKLTEQGLSLETVLDKMVFKFAIGSNFFMEMAKLRAARLLWSKLTESYGATPELRKMVISAETSKFTKTKYDPYVNLLRAGNEAFSAILGGIQYLHVSPFNEPEGQATAFSDRIARNTQLIIKEEAHLKKVVDPAGGSWYIESLTNEVAQKAWDLFLEIDAKGGIISTLRSNWLQEQIAAVKEKRQKDIFTRKQSIIGTNIYANLQDQPLQVAETKMSSNAEFAIKPIAQERLAQGYEELRSRAEQLTEQTGKGPAVGLIALGALKQHKARADFITGFVAPGGIQTVKSEEINSFEDAVAFVENTPLKHYCICGGNDQYNEIVLELVTKLNKQYPNVQLYLAGIPENQSDFSDAGVTDCITLKSNCYETLSKLLDEMEVESK; encoded by the coding sequence ATGATCAATGAAGTTTTTCCCGCGGCAACTGCCGAACAATGGAAGCAAAAAGCCGAAGAGACCTTAAAAGGAAAACCTGTTGAGACACTAGGGAAGAGTACATACGAAGATATCAGGTTGAAACCGTTATATTCAAAAGAAGATTTGGAAAACCAAATCGTTTCCCAGTTTCCAGGATATCAGGATTACCGAAGAGGAATTAATCCACTAGGGTATGTGACAAGTGACTGGAAAGTTGCACAAACAATTACAGCAACAAATCCAGATGAATTAAAAGAGTTGCTTTTGTCCTCATTCCAAAAAGGGCAAACAGCTATTTCTTTTGAGGTATCAGAAAAGTTAATTTCAGAAATTTCCTCCATTTTAGCTGATATCGTTACCTCATACCCATTCAATGTAAATGCAAAGGAATTTCAAGCTGAATTATTGAAAGCGGTACAATCCTTAGCAGAAAAGTCTGATGGGAGACAAGAATTATCCGGATATATTGGGATGGATCCAATCGCTATCGCTGTTGAATCAGGTTCTGAAGTTGAAGGTGTTTACGAACAATGGGCAAACACGATTAGGGATACAACAGAAAGCTTCCCAAATCTAAAAACCATCTTAGTTGATACCACTCCTTACCACAATGGTGGAGCTAATGCTGTGCAGGAATTGGCTATCGCCTTAGCTACTGGTGTTGAGCACATAAGCAAATTAACAGAACAGGGACTTAGCTTGGAAACGGTTCTTGATAAAATGGTGTTTAAATTTGCAATCGGTTCCAACTTTTTTATGGAAATGGCTAAATTACGTGCCGCAAGATTACTGTGGAGCAAATTGACTGAAAGCTATGGAGCTACGCCTGAATTGCGAAAAATGGTGATTTCTGCTGAAACTTCTAAATTCACAAAAACAAAGTATGATCCATATGTGAATTTATTAAGAGCAGGAAATGAGGCATTTTCTGCTATCCTTGGTGGAATCCAATATTTGCATGTAAGTCCGTTCAACGAGCCTGAGGGTCAAGCGACTGCTTTTTCTGACAGGATTGCCCGCAATACTCAACTGATTATTAAAGAGGAAGCCCATTTGAAGAAGGTGGTCGATCCAGCCGGAGGTTCATGGTATATTGAATCATTGACCAATGAAGTTGCCCAAAAAGCATGGGATCTTTTCCTAGAAATAGATGCAAAAGGCGGAATTATTTCCACCCTACGCTCAAATTGGCTTCAGGAGCAAATTGCCGCGGTCAAAGAAAAGCGACAAAAAGATATATTCACACGAAAGCAAAGTATTATCGGAACCAATATATATGCAAATCTACAAGACCAGCCACTACAAGTTGCGGAAACTAAAATGAGTTCCAATGCTGAATTCGCTATCAAGCCAATTGCTCAAGAACGTTTGGCCCAGGGTTATGAAGAATTGCGTAGTCGTGCTGAACAATTAACTGAGCAAACAGGTAAAGGTCCAGCTGTTGGCTTGATTGCACTTGGTGCATTAAAACAGCATAAAGCTCGTGCGGATTTTATCACTGGTTTTGTTGCTCCTGGAGGGATCCAAACTGTAAAAAGTGAGGAAATCAATTCATTTGAAGATGCAGTAGCATTTGTAGAAAACACTCCATTAAAGCATTACTGTATTTGTGGAGGTAATGACCAATACAATGAAATTGTACTTGAATTGGTAACGAAGCTTAACAAACAATATCCAAATGTACAGCTATATTTAGCAGGAATCCCTGAAAATCAATCAGATTTTTCCGATGCTGGGGTTACTGATTGCATTACGCTAAAAAGTAATTGCTATGAGACACTCTCAAAGCTTCTAGATGAAATGGAGGTGGAATCAAAATGA
- a CDS encoding YpzG family protein, giving the protein MSYKDHLDPHSELFHHNWTRRKRSKSQVNGETKDTQTTIILRSNAKAHHW; this is encoded by the coding sequence ATGAGCTATAAAGATCATTTAGATCCACACTCAGAGCTTTTTCACCACAACTGGACACGGCGGAAACGTTCAAAATCACAGGTGAACGGAGAAACTAAAGATACCCAAACCACCATCATTTTGAGAAGTAACGCGAAAGCCCACCACTGGTAA
- a CDS encoding dihydrolipoamide acetyltransferase family protein, with the protein MPQLGESVTEGTISKWLVSIGDQVNKYDPLAEVMTDKVNAEIPSSFAGVIKELSAAEGDTLSVGEIICLIDVNDSEVMSKVGQTTAYQALGGAPTNNQGNKTRYSPAVLKMSQEHGIDLTQVQGTGAEGRISRKDLLRLIDSGMIPKAGEPTPFSGARQEQALPRQELETTQKQTVTVPSISVAAGDLEIPVTGVRKAIAANMLRSKHEAPHAWTMIEVDVTTLVELRNSLKDEFKQKESFNLTFFAFFVKAVAQSLKEVPQINSMWAGDKIIQKKDINVSIAVATDTALFVPVIKNADEKTIKGIAREISEYANKARSGKLTSEEMQGGTFTVNNTGSFGSVQSMGIINYPQAAILQVETIIKRPVVLNNNMIAIRDVVNLCMSLDHRVLDGRICGRFLQRVKEILENTNKENTLIY; encoded by the coding sequence ATGCCTCAGCTTGGCGAAAGCGTTACGGAAGGAACAATTAGTAAATGGCTCGTTTCTATTGGGGATCAAGTAAATAAATATGACCCCCTAGCAGAAGTCATGACCGATAAAGTTAATGCAGAAATCCCTTCATCTTTTGCCGGTGTTATCAAAGAATTAAGTGCTGCAGAAGGCGATACATTGTCTGTAGGAGAAATCATTTGTTTAATTGATGTTAATGATTCAGAGGTTATGTCGAAGGTAGGCCAAACTACTGCCTATCAAGCTCTTGGGGGGGCCCCGACTAATAATCAAGGGAATAAAACCCGTTATTCTCCTGCTGTCCTAAAGATGTCCCAGGAACATGGCATCGATTTAACGCAAGTCCAAGGAACTGGTGCAGAAGGCCGGATAAGCAGAAAAGATTTATTGAGGCTTATTGATTCAGGAATGATACCAAAGGCGGGAGAACCAACTCCATTCTCAGGTGCACGTCAAGAACAGGCTTTGCCACGCCAAGAATTAGAAACTACACAAAAGCAAACAGTTACAGTCCCATCCATTTCAGTTGCAGCAGGTGATCTCGAAATCCCCGTGACTGGAGTGCGAAAGGCCATTGCGGCCAACATGCTAAGAAGCAAGCATGAAGCACCACATGCATGGACGATGATCGAGGTCGATGTGACGACCTTAGTTGAGCTTCGGAATTCCTTGAAAGATGAGTTTAAGCAAAAAGAAAGTTTTAATTTAACCTTTTTTGCCTTTTTTGTTAAAGCGGTGGCACAATCGTTGAAGGAAGTCCCACAGATCAATTCAATGTGGGCTGGTGATAAAATCATACAAAAAAAAGATATCAATGTATCAATTGCGGTGGCAACAGATACGGCATTATTTGTGCCAGTCATTAAAAATGCTGATGAAAAAACAATCAAAGGAATTGCTCGAGAAATTTCCGAATATGCAAACAAAGCACGTTCAGGAAAATTAACCTCTGAAGAAATGCAAGGTGGGACGTTTACGGTAAACAACACTGGATCGTTTGGTTCAGTACAATCTATGGGTATAATCAATTACCCGCAGGCAGCGATTTTACAGGTTGAAACAATCATCAAACGCCCTGTTGTTCTGAACAATAATATGATCGCCATTCGCGATGTAGTTAATCTCTGTATGTCTCTTGATCATCGAGTATTAGACGGTCGGATTTGCGGACGTTTTTTACAGCGTGTAAAAGAAATTCTCGAAAATACAAATAAAGAGAACACCTTAATTTATTAA
- a CDS encoding alpha-ketoacid dehydrogenase subunit beta, whose protein sequence is MAVISYIDAVTMAIQEEMERDSKVFVLGEDVGKKGGVFKATQGLYEKFGEERVIDTPLAESAIAGVGIGAAMYGMRPVAEMQFADFIMPAVNQIISEAAKIRYRSNNDWSCPLVIRAPYGGGIHGALYHSQSVEAVFANQPGLKIVMPSTPYDVKGLLKAAIRDNDPVLFFEHKRAYRLIKGEVPETDYTLPIGKADVKRKGDDITVITYGLCVHFALQAAERLASEGISAHILDLRTVYPLDQEAIIEAASKTGKVLLVTEDNKEGSIISEVAAIIAENCLFELDAPIKRLAGPDIPAMPYAPTMEKYFMVNPDKVEIAMRELAEY, encoded by the coding sequence ATGGCAGTAATTTCTTATATAGATGCGGTTACTATGGCCATTCAAGAGGAAATGGAACGAGATTCGAAAGTTTTTGTCCTTGGTGAAGATGTTGGGAAAAAAGGCGGTGTCTTCAAAGCTACTCAAGGATTATATGAAAAATTTGGGGAAGAACGTGTGATTGATACACCACTTGCTGAATCAGCCATAGCCGGAGTTGGAATTGGTGCAGCGATGTATGGAATGCGACCGGTTGCCGAAATGCAGTTTGCTGATTTTATAATGCCCGCAGTCAATCAAATCATTTCAGAAGCAGCAAAAATTCGTTATCGATCCAACAATGACTGGAGCTGTCCACTGGTCATTCGTGCTCCTTATGGTGGCGGAATTCACGGTGCTCTTTACCACTCACAATCAGTAGAAGCAGTATTCGCAAATCAGCCGGGTTTGAAGATTGTAATGCCTTCAACTCCATATGATGTTAAGGGGTTACTTAAAGCAGCAATCCGTGACAATGATCCAGTCTTGTTTTTTGAACATAAACGGGCTTATCGCTTAATTAAAGGGGAAGTTCCTGAGACGGATTATACATTGCCGATTGGAAAAGCAGATGTGAAGCGGAAAGGTGATGATATCACTGTTATCACTTATGGTTTATGCGTCCACTTTGCCCTTCAAGCTGCCGAACGACTAGCGAGTGAAGGAATCTCTGCCCATATTTTAGATTTACGTACAGTATACCCTCTAGATCAGGAAGCCATTATCGAAGCTGCATCCAAAACTGGAAAAGTATTGCTTGTTACAGAGGACAATAAAGAAGGCAGCATAATAAGTGAAGTGGCTGCAATTATTGCCGAAAACTGTTTGTTTGAACTAGATGCTCCGATCAAACGACTGGCAGGTCCTGATATTCCGGCCATGCCATATGCACCTACAATGGAAAAATATTTTATGGTGAATCCTGATAAAGTTGAAATTGCTATGCGCGAACTGGCGGAGTATTAG
- a CDS encoding thiamine pyrophosphate-dependent dehydrogenase E1 component subunit alpha produces the protein MGENRHQALGLSDEKVLEMYETMLLARRIDERMWLLNRAGKIPFVISCQGQEAAQVGAAFALDKEQDYILPYYRDLGVVLTFGMTTKEIMLSGFAKAEDPNSGGRQMPGHFGQKKNRIVTGSSPVTTQVPHAVGIALAGKMEKKNLVTFVTFGEGSSNQGDFHEGANFAAVHKLPVIFMCENNKYAISVPISKQMACEKVSDRAIGYGMPGFTVNGNDPLEVYQVVKDACDRARRGDGPTLVETVSYRLTPHSSDDDDRSYRAQDEVAEAKTNDPILTFGAYLKEVGILDDQLEKQINDRFLKMINEATDYAELAPYAEPEEALKFVYGIE, from the coding sequence ATGGGTGAAAATCGCCACCAAGCTTTAGGTTTAAGTGATGAGAAGGTTTTGGAAATGTATGAAACCATGCTGTTAGCTCGACGGATTGATGAACGAATGTGGCTACTGAATCGAGCTGGGAAAATACCATTTGTTATTTCGTGCCAAGGACAGGAGGCCGCACAAGTGGGTGCCGCTTTTGCCCTTGATAAAGAGCAAGATTATATCCTCCCATACTATCGAGATCTCGGAGTGGTATTGACATTTGGGATGACCACAAAGGAAATCATGCTGTCTGGATTTGCAAAAGCAGAAGATCCGAATTCAGGAGGTCGACAAATGCCAGGCCATTTTGGGCAAAAGAAAAATAGAATCGTTACTGGATCATCTCCCGTAACAACACAAGTTCCCCATGCTGTCGGAATCGCTCTTGCCGGAAAAATGGAAAAGAAGAATCTTGTCACGTTTGTGACCTTTGGAGAAGGTTCTTCAAACCAAGGGGATTTCCATGAAGGAGCAAATTTTGCAGCGGTTCACAAGTTACCAGTCATTTTCATGTGTGAAAATAATAAATATGCGATTTCCGTTCCGATTTCAAAACAAATGGCTTGCGAAAAGGTTTCTGACCGAGCAATTGGCTACGGTATGCCGGGATTTACGGTAAATGGGAATGATCCACTTGAGGTTTATCAAGTTGTAAAAGATGCATGCGACCGGGCGCGTCGCGGTGATGGACCTACCTTGGTTGAAACAGTCTCTTATCGCTTAACCCCTCATTCATCTGATGATGATGATCGTAGCTATCGTGCACAGGATGAAGTGGCAGAAGCTAAAACAAATGATCCAATCCTGACTTTTGGTGCCTATTTAAAAGAAGTAGGTATTTTGGATGATCAATTAGAAAAACAAATCAATGATCGTTTTTTAAAGATGATCAATGAGGCAACGGATTATGCGGAGCTCGCTCCGTACGCAGAGCCAGAAGAAGCCTTGAAATTTGTATATGGAATTGAGTAA